In one Tripterygium wilfordii isolate XIE 37 chromosome 22, ASM1340144v1, whole genome shotgun sequence genomic region, the following are encoded:
- the LOC119990421 gene encoding far upstream element-binding protein 2-like isoform X2 produces the protein MAEEQVVVSSPEASPAPSDHKRKLEELEPETQTEPVADPPEADSEEKPEEHEQENSVEAGADFPEAKRARIDEKADGLAGENGFKLDSNEKPVKEYAVEPNVVSAQREDTEPTSVEVQETIDDEQPAAEDHETADSQKVSGDGSEEENILESSKAETEKSPEKIPEQEVDDSALQAQPTYDDGQTTSRKMEVPNNKVGVLIGKAGDTIRFLQTNSGAKIQITRDAEADPNLTTRPVELIGTLSCIVKAEKLINAVIAEADAGGSPSLVARGLPSVQTAGPTEQIEIQVPNEKVGLIIGRGGDTIKGLQNRSGARIQLIPQHLPEGDGSKERTVRVTGDKRQIEMAREMIEEVMNQTVRPSPHSSTFNQQAYRSRGPSVQHQWGPRASHAAHSTPYDYHQRGPYPSQNQQYTHPMYGNYPPQQMAPRNNFASGWEQRAPSGMQGQPPRGGGYDYYGGQGARSFDHSVPSQVSNPMHGFGHSPASSMGPPPSQANYNYGQARDSEYGHPAPYSQAAHTQQSYGHGHGYEEPKYDNYAPTQHTYGGHGSSQPIYPQTSSQPGYAAEQQYSKPASYAMPSQGPPAHVPQRPTQPGPGDMPYHGAVPSAHSYGANVPQPQQQQQQYPYASSAPMQQTYPSYGSAPAADGYNQVPTATGPGYPVQGGQPVSSYAQPVQQAAAYGQMVYGQYPSSQQGYTEQPVSATPAYGYQGAQDQAYGSAAGATYSVPPSGQPAYAQSTPAQPGYDQSAAPSGGYAAVPTNAPASYGKTVSPQPGYPQYDSTQMYAAPQ, from the exons ATGGCGGAGGAACAAGTGGTAGTGTCCTCTCCAGAGGCCAGCCCCGCGCCTTCAGATCACAAGCGCAAGCTCGAGGAGCTGGAGCCTGAAACTCAGACCGAACCCGTGGCTGACCCGCCAGAAGCTGACTCCGAAGAGAAACCCGAGGAACATGAGCAAGAAAACAGTGTCGAGGCAGGCGCCGATTTTCCCGAGGCCAAGCGCGCTAGGATTGATGAGAAAGCCGATGGTTTAG CTGGTGAAAATGGGTTCAAATTAGATAGTAATGAGAAGCCTGTGAAGGAGTATGCTGTAGAGCCGAATGTGGTGAGTGCGCAGAGGGAGGATACAGAGCCCACATCTGTGGAAGTTCAAGAGACAATAGATGATGAACAGCCCGCTGCTGAGGATCATGAGACTGCAGATAGCCAGAAAGTATCTGGTGATGGCTCTGAGGAGGAGAACATTCTTGAATCGTCTAAAGCCGAGACCGAGAAATCCCCTGAAAAGATTCCTGAACAAGAGGTTGATGATTCTGCACTGCAAGCACAACCCACATATGATGATGGGCAGACTACATCACGCAAAATGGAAGTCCCTAATAACAAG GTTGGAGTTCTTATTGGTAAGGCTGGGGACACGATAAGGTTCCTGCAGACCAATTCGGGAGCAAAAATCCAAATCACCAGGGATGCTGAGGCTGATCCAAACTTGACAACAAGGCCTGTGGAATTAATAGGGACTTTGAGCTGTATTGTAAAGGCTGAAAAGCTTATAAATGCCGTTATAGCAGAG gcTGATGCTGGGGGTTCCCCTTCCCTTGTAGCTAGGGGCCTTCCTAGTGTTCAGACTGCTGGCCCAACAGAGCAAATTGAGATTCAAGTTCCAAATGAGAAG GTTGGTTTGATCATTGGTAGAGGTGGGGATACCATTAAAGGTTTGCAGAACAGATCAGGAGCTCGTATCCAG CTGATACCTCAGCATCTTCCGGAAGGGGATGGTTCCAAAGAAAGGACTGTACGAGTGACTGGTGATAAGAGGCAGATTGAGATGGCTAGAGAAATGATAGAGGAAGTTATGAATCAG ACTGTGAGACCATCACCTCACTCCAGCACTTTTAACCAGCAGGCCTATCGATCACGTGGACCCAGTGTtcagcatcaatggggacccaGGGCTTCCCATGCTGCCCACTCAACGCCATATGATTATCATCAACGAGGACCATATCCATCCCAAAATCAACAGTATACCCATCCAATGTATGGCAATTATCCCCCACAGCAAATGGCACCAAGAAATAACTTTGCTTCTGGTTGGGAACAAAGAGCTCCATCTGGCATGCAGGGGCAACCTCCACGGGGTGGTGGCTATGATTACTATGGCGGACAGGGAGCCCGCTCATTTGATCATTCAGTACCCAGTCAAGTTTCGAATCCCATGCATGGTTTTGGTCATTCCCCTGCCTCTTCCATGGGCCCACCTCCATCCCAGGCTAATTACAATTATGGACAGGCTCGAGATTCGGAATATGGTCATCCAGCTCCTTATTCACAGGCTGCGCATACACAGCAAAGCTATGGTCATGGTCATGGATATGAGGAACCGAAGTATGACAATTATGCTCCAACACAGCATACTTATGGAGGACATGGAAGTTCTCAGCCAATCTACCCACAAACTAGTAGTCAACCAGGTTATGCAGCAGAACAGCAGTATAGTAAGCCAGCATCATATGCAATGCCATCACAAGGGCCTCCAGCGCACGTCCCTCAGAGACCTACTCAACCTGGGCCTGGGGACATGCCTTATCATGGTGCTGTTCCATCCGCCCACTCATATGGTGCAAATGTGCCACAGCcacagcaacagcaacaacagTACCCCTATGCATCAAGTGCTCCCATGCAGCAAACATATCCTTCATATGGCTCAGCACCTGCAGCTGATGGGTATAATCAAGTACCTACTGCAACTGGTCCTGGCTATCCGGTGCAGGGGGGACAACCAGTCTCTAGTTACGCTCAGCCCGTACAGCAGGCAGCTGCATATGGACAGATGGTTTATGGACAGTATCCATCTTCACAACAAGGCTACACTGAGCAGCCAGTCTCAGCCACTCCAGCCTATGGTTATCAAGGGGCACAAGATCAAGCTTATGGCAGTGCTGCTGGAGCAACCTATAGTGTGCCACCAAGCGGGCAGCCAGCTTATGCTCAATCAACACCTGCTCAACCAGGTTATGAtcagtctgctgcaccatcagGTGGTTATGCTGCTGTTCCAACTAATGCGCCTGCTAGTTATGGGAAAACTGTGTCTCCCCAACCTGGTTATCCTCAGTATGACTCAACACAGATGTATGCTGCACCtcaataa
- the LOC119990420 gene encoding non-lysosomal glucosylceramidase-like isoform X1, translating to MMENGLEEEVQEKQKQPCFSSMDKVYMVDQGEPASLTWQRKLNDNAKVPPAFALSWRDTMHLAPLGFRLWRHTKKEEAKGRASIFDIFRKHTVTADHGIPLGGIGAGSIGRSFRGEFQRFKLFPLICEDSPVLANQFSVFVTRPNGEKFSTVLCPKRPELSKETTGSGIESWDWNLNGERCRYHALYPRAWTTYNGEPDPELRIVCRQISPFIPHNYKESSFPVSAFTFTLSNFGETSADVTLLFTWANSVGGTSGFSGGHVNKKMMTKDGVRGVTLHHKTANGRPPITFAIAAQETTDVHVSECPCFLISGNSQDITITAKDMWHEIKKHGSFDKLDSNENSPSDPGLSVGAAIAASLTVPSNSARTVTFSLAWDCPEVRFGERTYHRRYAKFYGAAGDAAMNIAHDAIIENNNWESQIEAWQRPVLEDGRLPEWYRITLFNELYYLNAGSTIWTDGSPPKQSFITIGDRKFSLDKSRSDVGTENEVACKDGIAVEILGKMSSLLEQVHNPSSSDAALGSYLLSNGEENIGQFLYLEGTEYLMWNTYDVHFYSSFTLLMLFPKLELSIQRDFAAAVMMHDPGRKKIMCDGKWVPRKVLGAVPHDIGLNDPWFEVNSYNLFSTIRWKDLNPKFVLQVYRDVVATGDKDFAQAVWPSVYVAMAYMDQFDKDKDGMIENEGFPDQTYDAWSVKGVSAYCGGLWVAALQATSALAGIVSDNESATYFWVKYQKAKSVYNTLWNGSYFNYDSEGNSTILADQLAGQWYARLCGLMPIADEDKVRSALKKIHQFNVMKVKGGKRGAVNGMLPDGRVDMSAMQSKEIWPGVTYALAASMIQEGMMDMGFQTASGIYEAAWSKEGLGYSFQTPEGWNIDDEYRSLCYMRPLAIWSMQWALSEKPKLERLEKQEMSRDVNEQDPAYLKHHAEFTKVADLLELPKENPSKGFLQTAYDFICRKLGCCC from the exons GTCACTGCTGATCATGGCATTCCTTTAGGTGGAATTGG TGCAGGAAGCATTGGAAGAAGCTTCAGAGGGGAGTTTCAACGATTTAAACTGTTCCCCTTGATATGCGAAGATAGCCCAGTTCTGGCAAATCAGTTTTCT GTTTTTGTTACCCGCCCAAACGGTGAAAAGTTCTCAACTGTTTTATGCCCTAAAAGGCCAGAGCTATCCAA AGAAACTACTGGTAGTGGAATTGAATCTTGGGATTGGAATCTGAATGGGGAGAGGTGTAGATACCATGCTCTGTATCCAAGGGCTTGGACAACGTACAATG GTGAACCTGACCCAGAACTTAGAATTGTTTGTCGTCAAATTTCACCTTTTATTCCCCACAATTATAAAGAAAGCAGCTTTCCTGTATCAGCATTTACATTCACG CTATCGAATTTTGGTGAGACTTCTGCGGATGTCACCTTGCTCTTCACTTGGGCT AATTCTGTGGGTGGGACATCCGGCTTCTCTGGCGGTCATGTCAACAAAAAAATGAT GACGAAAGACGGAGTGCGTGGAGTAACTTTGCACCACAA aaCAGCAAATGGACGTCCTCCTATTACATTTGCCATTGCAGCACAGGAAACAACTGATGTTCATGTTTCTGAATGTCCTTGCTTCCTTATATCTGGAAATTCCCAGGATATCACCATCACGGCGAAAGATATGTGGCATGAGATTAAAAAG CATGGGTCATTTGACAAACTTGACAGCAATGAAAATTCGCCATCAGATCCTGGATTATCTGTTGGGGCAGCTATAGCAGCATCCCTGACCGTTCCATCTAACTCTGCTCGAACAGTCACATTTTCATTGGCATGGGACTGTCCTGAAGTTAGATTTGGCGAAAGAACCTACCACAG GCGCTATGCAAAATTTTACGGTGCTGCTGGAGATGCAGCAATGAATATTGCACATGATGCTATTATTG AGAACAATAATTGGGAATCCCAGATAGAAGCGTGGCAAAGACCAGTTCTTGAAGATGGAAGACTTCCGGAATG GTACCGTATTACTCTCTTCAATGAGCTCTACTACCTGAATGCAGGGTCGACTATTTGGACAG aTGGATCACCTCCAAAGCAAAGTTTTATAACAATTGGAGACAGAAAATTTTCCCTTGATAAGTCCAGGTCAGATGTCGGAACTGAGAATGAGGTTGCTTGTAAGGATGGTATTGCTGTGGAAATCCTTGGAAAGATGTCATCTTTACTTGAGCAAGTACATAATCCATCATCATCAGATGCTGCTCTTGGGTCCTATTTACTttcaaatggagaagaaaacatTGGTCAGTTCCTTTATCTTGAAGGGACTGAATATCTGATGTGGAATACTTACGACGTCCATTTCTACTCATCGTTCACACTGCTGATGCTATTCCCAAAACTTGAACTCAGCATCCAGAGAGACTTTGCAGCAGCAGTGATGATGCACGATCCTGGTAGGAAAAAAATCATGTGCGATGGGAAGTGGGTTCCACGAAAGGTTCTTGGTGCTGTTCCCCATGATATTGGGCTCAATGACCCCTGGTTTGAAGTAAATTCTTATAACCTGTTTAGTACAATAAGGTGGAAAGATTTGAATCCCAAATTCGTTCTTCAAGTCTACAGGGATGTGGTTGCCACAGGTGATAAGGATTTTGCACAAGCTGTTTGGCCCTCGGTTTATGTTGCAATGGCTTATATGGATCAATTTGATAAGGACAAGGATGGGATGATTGAGAATGAGGGGTTCCCTGATCAAACATATGATGCATGGTCCGTTAAAGGTGTGAGTGCCTATTGTGGTGGGCTCTGGGTGGCCGCCCTCCAGGCTACTTCAGCCCTTGCGGGCATAGTTAGCGACAATGAATCTGCCACTTACTTCTGGGTTAAGTACCAAAAGGCAAAATCTGTATATAATACATTATGGAATGGTTCGTACTTCAATTATGATAGCGAGGGTAATAGTACGATTCTGGCTGATCAACTGGCTGGGCAATG GTATGCTAGACTATGTGGCCTAATGCCGATTGCTGATGAAGACAAAGTGAGAAGTGCACTCAAAAAGATTCATCAATTCAATGTCATGAAAGTGAAAGGAGGAAAACGGGGAGCGGTCAATGGCATGTTACCGGACGGAAGAGTAGATATGTCAGCAATGCAATCAAAGGAAATATGGCCTGGGGTCACATATGCACTTGCCGCTTCTATGATACAAGAAGGAATGATGGACATGGGATTTCAGACTGCAAGTGGTATTTATGAGGCAGCCTGGTCCAAAGAAGGTTTAGG TTATTCTTTTCAGACCCCAGAAGGTTGGAACATAGATGATGAATATCGGTCTCTCTGCTACATGAGGCCGTTAGCGATATGGTCAATGCAGTGGGCTTTGTCAGAGAAGCCTAAGCTCGAAAGGCTCGAAAAGCAAGAAATGAGCCGTGATGTCAATGAACAGGACCCTGCATATTTAAAGCACCATGCAGAATTTACCAAAGTTGCAGACCTATTGGAATTGCCAAAGGAAAATCCTTCCAAGGGCTTCCTGCAGACTGCTTATGATTTCATTTGTAGAAAATTGGGATGTTGTTGTTAA
- the LOC119990421 gene encoding far upstream element-binding protein 2-like isoform X1 has protein sequence MAEEQVVVSSPEASPAPSDHKRKLEELEPETQTEPVADPPEADSEEKPEEHEQENSVEAGADFPEAKRARIDEKADGLAGENGFKLDSNEKPVKEYAVEPNVVSAQREDTEPTSVEVQETIDDEQPAAEDHETADSQKVSGDGSEEENILESSKAETEKSPEKIPEQEVDDSALQAQPTYDDGQTTSRKMEVPNNKVGVLIGKAGDTIRFLQTNSGAKIQITRDAEADPNLTTRPVELIGTLSCIVKAEKLINAVIAEADAGGSPSLVARGLPSVQTAGPTEQIEIQVPNEKVGLIIGRGGDTIKGLQNRSGARIQVLIPQHLPEGDGSKERTVRVTGDKRQIEMAREMIEEVMNQTVRPSPHSSTFNQQAYRSRGPSVQHQWGPRASHAAHSTPYDYHQRGPYPSQNQQYTHPMYGNYPPQQMAPRNNFASGWEQRAPSGMQGQPPRGGGYDYYGGQGARSFDHSVPSQVSNPMHGFGHSPASSMGPPPSQANYNYGQARDSEYGHPAPYSQAAHTQQSYGHGHGYEEPKYDNYAPTQHTYGGHGSSQPIYPQTSSQPGYAAEQQYSKPASYAMPSQGPPAHVPQRPTQPGPGDMPYHGAVPSAHSYGANVPQPQQQQQQYPYASSAPMQQTYPSYGSAPAADGYNQVPTATGPGYPVQGGQPVSSYAQPVQQAAAYGQMVYGQYPSSQQGYTEQPVSATPAYGYQGAQDQAYGSAAGATYSVPPSGQPAYAQSTPAQPGYDQSAAPSGGYAAVPTNAPASYGKTVSPQPGYPQYDSTQMYAAPQ, from the exons ATGGCGGAGGAACAAGTGGTAGTGTCCTCTCCAGAGGCCAGCCCCGCGCCTTCAGATCACAAGCGCAAGCTCGAGGAGCTGGAGCCTGAAACTCAGACCGAACCCGTGGCTGACCCGCCAGAAGCTGACTCCGAAGAGAAACCCGAGGAACATGAGCAAGAAAACAGTGTCGAGGCAGGCGCCGATTTTCCCGAGGCCAAGCGCGCTAGGATTGATGAGAAAGCCGATGGTTTAG CTGGTGAAAATGGGTTCAAATTAGATAGTAATGAGAAGCCTGTGAAGGAGTATGCTGTAGAGCCGAATGTGGTGAGTGCGCAGAGGGAGGATACAGAGCCCACATCTGTGGAAGTTCAAGAGACAATAGATGATGAACAGCCCGCTGCTGAGGATCATGAGACTGCAGATAGCCAGAAAGTATCTGGTGATGGCTCTGAGGAGGAGAACATTCTTGAATCGTCTAAAGCCGAGACCGAGAAATCCCCTGAAAAGATTCCTGAACAAGAGGTTGATGATTCTGCACTGCAAGCACAACCCACATATGATGATGGGCAGACTACATCACGCAAAATGGAAGTCCCTAATAACAAG GTTGGAGTTCTTATTGGTAAGGCTGGGGACACGATAAGGTTCCTGCAGACCAATTCGGGAGCAAAAATCCAAATCACCAGGGATGCTGAGGCTGATCCAAACTTGACAACAAGGCCTGTGGAATTAATAGGGACTTTGAGCTGTATTGTAAAGGCTGAAAAGCTTATAAATGCCGTTATAGCAGAG gcTGATGCTGGGGGTTCCCCTTCCCTTGTAGCTAGGGGCCTTCCTAGTGTTCAGACTGCTGGCCCAACAGAGCAAATTGAGATTCAAGTTCCAAATGAGAAG GTTGGTTTGATCATTGGTAGAGGTGGGGATACCATTAAAGGTTTGCAGAACAGATCAGGAGCTCGTATCCAGGTA CTGATACCTCAGCATCTTCCGGAAGGGGATGGTTCCAAAGAAAGGACTGTACGAGTGACTGGTGATAAGAGGCAGATTGAGATGGCTAGAGAAATGATAGAGGAAGTTATGAATCAG ACTGTGAGACCATCACCTCACTCCAGCACTTTTAACCAGCAGGCCTATCGATCACGTGGACCCAGTGTtcagcatcaatggggacccaGGGCTTCCCATGCTGCCCACTCAACGCCATATGATTATCATCAACGAGGACCATATCCATCCCAAAATCAACAGTATACCCATCCAATGTATGGCAATTATCCCCCACAGCAAATGGCACCAAGAAATAACTTTGCTTCTGGTTGGGAACAAAGAGCTCCATCTGGCATGCAGGGGCAACCTCCACGGGGTGGTGGCTATGATTACTATGGCGGACAGGGAGCCCGCTCATTTGATCATTCAGTACCCAGTCAAGTTTCGAATCCCATGCATGGTTTTGGTCATTCCCCTGCCTCTTCCATGGGCCCACCTCCATCCCAGGCTAATTACAATTATGGACAGGCTCGAGATTCGGAATATGGTCATCCAGCTCCTTATTCACAGGCTGCGCATACACAGCAAAGCTATGGTCATGGTCATGGATATGAGGAACCGAAGTATGACAATTATGCTCCAACACAGCATACTTATGGAGGACATGGAAGTTCTCAGCCAATCTACCCACAAACTAGTAGTCAACCAGGTTATGCAGCAGAACAGCAGTATAGTAAGCCAGCATCATATGCAATGCCATCACAAGGGCCTCCAGCGCACGTCCCTCAGAGACCTACTCAACCTGGGCCTGGGGACATGCCTTATCATGGTGCTGTTCCATCCGCCCACTCATATGGTGCAAATGTGCCACAGCcacagcaacagcaacaacagTACCCCTATGCATCAAGTGCTCCCATGCAGCAAACATATCCTTCATATGGCTCAGCACCTGCAGCTGATGGGTATAATCAAGTACCTACTGCAACTGGTCCTGGCTATCCGGTGCAGGGGGGACAACCAGTCTCTAGTTACGCTCAGCCCGTACAGCAGGCAGCTGCATATGGACAGATGGTTTATGGACAGTATCCATCTTCACAACAAGGCTACACTGAGCAGCCAGTCTCAGCCACTCCAGCCTATGGTTATCAAGGGGCACAAGATCAAGCTTATGGCAGTGCTGCTGGAGCAACCTATAGTGTGCCACCAAGCGGGCAGCCAGCTTATGCTCAATCAACACCTGCTCAACCAGGTTATGAtcagtctgctgcaccatcagGTGGTTATGCTGCTGTTCCAACTAATGCGCCTGCTAGTTATGGGAAAACTGTGTCTCCCCAACCTGGTTATCCTCAGTATGACTCAACACAGATGTATGCTGCACCtcaataa
- the LOC119990420 gene encoding non-lysosomal glucosylceramidase-like isoform X2 yields MMENGLEEEVQEKQKQPCFSSMDKVDQGEPASLTWQRKLNDNAKVPPAFALSWRDTMHLAPLGFRLWRHTKKEEAKGRASIFDIFRKHTVTADHGIPLGGIGAGSIGRSFRGEFQRFKLFPLICEDSPVLANQFSVFVTRPNGEKFSTVLCPKRPELSKETTGSGIESWDWNLNGERCRYHALYPRAWTTYNGEPDPELRIVCRQISPFIPHNYKESSFPVSAFTFTLSNFGETSADVTLLFTWANSVGGTSGFSGGHVNKKMMTKDGVRGVTLHHKTANGRPPITFAIAAQETTDVHVSECPCFLISGNSQDITITAKDMWHEIKKHGSFDKLDSNENSPSDPGLSVGAAIAASLTVPSNSARTVTFSLAWDCPEVRFGERTYHRRYAKFYGAAGDAAMNIAHDAIIENNNWESQIEAWQRPVLEDGRLPEWYRITLFNELYYLNAGSTIWTDGSPPKQSFITIGDRKFSLDKSRSDVGTENEVACKDGIAVEILGKMSSLLEQVHNPSSSDAALGSYLLSNGEENIGQFLYLEGTEYLMWNTYDVHFYSSFTLLMLFPKLELSIQRDFAAAVMMHDPGRKKIMCDGKWVPRKVLGAVPHDIGLNDPWFEVNSYNLFSTIRWKDLNPKFVLQVYRDVVATGDKDFAQAVWPSVYVAMAYMDQFDKDKDGMIENEGFPDQTYDAWSVKGVSAYCGGLWVAALQATSALAGIVSDNESATYFWVKYQKAKSVYNTLWNGSYFNYDSEGNSTILADQLAGQWYARLCGLMPIADEDKVRSALKKIHQFNVMKVKGGKRGAVNGMLPDGRVDMSAMQSKEIWPGVTYALAASMIQEGMMDMGFQTASGIYEAAWSKEGLGYSFQTPEGWNIDDEYRSLCYMRPLAIWSMQWALSEKPKLERLEKQEMSRDVNEQDPAYLKHHAEFTKVADLLELPKENPSKGFLQTAYDFICRKLGCCC; encoded by the exons GTCACTGCTGATCATGGCATTCCTTTAGGTGGAATTGG TGCAGGAAGCATTGGAAGAAGCTTCAGAGGGGAGTTTCAACGATTTAAACTGTTCCCCTTGATATGCGAAGATAGCCCAGTTCTGGCAAATCAGTTTTCT GTTTTTGTTACCCGCCCAAACGGTGAAAAGTTCTCAACTGTTTTATGCCCTAAAAGGCCAGAGCTATCCAA AGAAACTACTGGTAGTGGAATTGAATCTTGGGATTGGAATCTGAATGGGGAGAGGTGTAGATACCATGCTCTGTATCCAAGGGCTTGGACAACGTACAATG GTGAACCTGACCCAGAACTTAGAATTGTTTGTCGTCAAATTTCACCTTTTATTCCCCACAATTATAAAGAAAGCAGCTTTCCTGTATCAGCATTTACATTCACG CTATCGAATTTTGGTGAGACTTCTGCGGATGTCACCTTGCTCTTCACTTGGGCT AATTCTGTGGGTGGGACATCCGGCTTCTCTGGCGGTCATGTCAACAAAAAAATGAT GACGAAAGACGGAGTGCGTGGAGTAACTTTGCACCACAA aaCAGCAAATGGACGTCCTCCTATTACATTTGCCATTGCAGCACAGGAAACAACTGATGTTCATGTTTCTGAATGTCCTTGCTTCCTTATATCTGGAAATTCCCAGGATATCACCATCACGGCGAAAGATATGTGGCATGAGATTAAAAAG CATGGGTCATTTGACAAACTTGACAGCAATGAAAATTCGCCATCAGATCCTGGATTATCTGTTGGGGCAGCTATAGCAGCATCCCTGACCGTTCCATCTAACTCTGCTCGAACAGTCACATTTTCATTGGCATGGGACTGTCCTGAAGTTAGATTTGGCGAAAGAACCTACCACAG GCGCTATGCAAAATTTTACGGTGCTGCTGGAGATGCAGCAATGAATATTGCACATGATGCTATTATTG AGAACAATAATTGGGAATCCCAGATAGAAGCGTGGCAAAGACCAGTTCTTGAAGATGGAAGACTTCCGGAATG GTACCGTATTACTCTCTTCAATGAGCTCTACTACCTGAATGCAGGGTCGACTATTTGGACAG aTGGATCACCTCCAAAGCAAAGTTTTATAACAATTGGAGACAGAAAATTTTCCCTTGATAAGTCCAGGTCAGATGTCGGAACTGAGAATGAGGTTGCTTGTAAGGATGGTATTGCTGTGGAAATCCTTGGAAAGATGTCATCTTTACTTGAGCAAGTACATAATCCATCATCATCAGATGCTGCTCTTGGGTCCTATTTACTttcaaatggagaagaaaacatTGGTCAGTTCCTTTATCTTGAAGGGACTGAATATCTGATGTGGAATACTTACGACGTCCATTTCTACTCATCGTTCACACTGCTGATGCTATTCCCAAAACTTGAACTCAGCATCCAGAGAGACTTTGCAGCAGCAGTGATGATGCACGATCCTGGTAGGAAAAAAATCATGTGCGATGGGAAGTGGGTTCCACGAAAGGTTCTTGGTGCTGTTCCCCATGATATTGGGCTCAATGACCCCTGGTTTGAAGTAAATTCTTATAACCTGTTTAGTACAATAAGGTGGAAAGATTTGAATCCCAAATTCGTTCTTCAAGTCTACAGGGATGTGGTTGCCACAGGTGATAAGGATTTTGCACAAGCTGTTTGGCCCTCGGTTTATGTTGCAATGGCTTATATGGATCAATTTGATAAGGACAAGGATGGGATGATTGAGAATGAGGGGTTCCCTGATCAAACATATGATGCATGGTCCGTTAAAGGTGTGAGTGCCTATTGTGGTGGGCTCTGGGTGGCCGCCCTCCAGGCTACTTCAGCCCTTGCGGGCATAGTTAGCGACAATGAATCTGCCACTTACTTCTGGGTTAAGTACCAAAAGGCAAAATCTGTATATAATACATTATGGAATGGTTCGTACTTCAATTATGATAGCGAGGGTAATAGTACGATTCTGGCTGATCAACTGGCTGGGCAATG GTATGCTAGACTATGTGGCCTAATGCCGATTGCTGATGAAGACAAAGTGAGAAGTGCACTCAAAAAGATTCATCAATTCAATGTCATGAAAGTGAAAGGAGGAAAACGGGGAGCGGTCAATGGCATGTTACCGGACGGAAGAGTAGATATGTCAGCAATGCAATCAAAGGAAATATGGCCTGGGGTCACATATGCACTTGCCGCTTCTATGATACAAGAAGGAATGATGGACATGGGATTTCAGACTGCAAGTGGTATTTATGAGGCAGCCTGGTCCAAAGAAGGTTTAGG TTATTCTTTTCAGACCCCAGAAGGTTGGAACATAGATGATGAATATCGGTCTCTCTGCTACATGAGGCCGTTAGCGATATGGTCAATGCAGTGGGCTTTGTCAGAGAAGCCTAAGCTCGAAAGGCTCGAAAAGCAAGAAATGAGCCGTGATGTCAATGAACAGGACCCTGCATATTTAAAGCACCATGCAGAATTTACCAAAGTTGCAGACCTATTGGAATTGCCAAAGGAAAATCCTTCCAAGGGCTTCCTGCAGACTGCTTATGATTTCATTTGTAGAAAATTGGGATGTTGTTGTTAA